A single region of the Chitinivibrionales bacterium genome encodes:
- a CDS encoding helix-turn-helix domain-containing protein, which produces MQAPFVLLEVPGYHYAYGPHDHWKETYIRYIATKKEFFSRWGLKSKEELLWPVHNLPATTMYLELLLKLSSKLTIPGIADKIDRHAEMAIIESRIAEHEKRLTDAEKRIRDAEQYIRDHYQKPFNLEKLASDYGFSLAGFFRHWNECFFSTPAKFITGLRLGKASRMLTQTRVDVKEIANYVGIDNSRHFATLFRQRFGISPTEYRKRYTP; this is translated from the coding sequence GTGCAAGCCCCATTTGTCCTGCTTGAAGTTCCCGGATATCATTATGCCTACGGTCCTCACGACCACTGGAAAGAGACCTATATCCGTTATATAGCGACCAAAAAAGAGTTCTTTTCCCGTTGGGGCCTGAAATCGAAAGAAGAGCTCCTCTGGCCGGTACATAATCTTCCGGCAACAACCATGTACCTTGAGCTGCTGCTCAAGCTGAGCTCAAAGCTTACAATCCCGGGGATTGCAGATAAGATAGACCGTCATGCGGAGATGGCAATAATAGAAAGCCGCATTGCCGAACACGAGAAGCGTTTGACAGATGCGGAAAAACGGATCCGTGATGCCGAACAGTATATCCGGGACCATTATCAGAAACCGTTCAATCTGGAAAAACTGGCATCGGATTATGGTTTTTCCCTGGCCGGCTTTTTCAGGCACTGGAACGAATGCTTTTTCTCCACCCCGGCTAAATTTATAACGGGCCTCCGGCTGGGCAAAGCATCCCGCATGCTCACCCAGACCCGGGTCGATGTCAAAGAGATCGCCAACTACGTAGGAATCGATAATTCCCGCCATTTTGCCACCCTGTTCCGGCAGCGATTCGGGATTTCGCCGACTGAGTACCGGAAACGGTATACGCCGTAG
- a CDS encoding DUF4160 domain-containing protein — MPVISRFFGIIIKMYFSQREHGDAHFHAVYGEYNGVFRVDTLEMIEGDLPIRAQKLVKEWAALYQQELQTIWDSQRFMKLPGLE, encoded by the coding sequence ATGCCCGTTATATCTCGATTTTTTGGCATAATTATTAAAATGTATTTTAGCCAGAGAGAGCATGGAGATGCGCATTTTCATGCGGTTTATGGAGAATACAACGGAGTTTTTCGTGTGGACACCCTTGAGATGATTGAAGGCGATCTTCCCATTCGCGCCCAAAAACTCGTGAAGGAGTGGGCGGCCTTGTATCAGCAGGAGCTTCAGACGATTTGGGATAGCCAGCGATTTATGAAACTTCCTGGATTGGAATGA
- a CDS encoding helix-turn-helix domain-containing protein, producing MPRPACYAGSIVARENRFWNCHAESFLHNLPLVIMYSGYTWWHKGQSYARKKSDIFVIELVTAGNAEVVLDGRVHVVGPGEAFLLRRNGSHTFRAGPAGFLHKRMVIIEGVMLEIVLQSLNINEHDTVVFDDPSRISAMFKAANRLLGEKSAHYAWRLSLLAYEILLETGRNILQKELPAGVAMALNYMDMNLQKNLTLADIAQQAGMSMYHFSRLFSKSVRSAPMAFFQRQKMTFAKNLLSSTTLLIKEIAALLGFDDPLYFSAQFRKYAGMSPRAYRESNRSEWKAPGNRHLAMRKDFDT from the coding sequence ATGCCCCGCCCGGCCTGCTACGCCGGCTCGATTGTTGCCCGCGAAAACCGTTTTTGGAACTGCCATGCCGAGTCGTTTCTGCATAACCTACCCCTGGTGATTATGTACAGCGGCTATACCTGGTGGCACAAAGGCCAATCGTATGCCCGCAAAAAATCGGACATATTTGTCATAGAGCTGGTGACAGCGGGGAATGCCGAAGTTGTTCTGGACGGCCGCGTGCATGTTGTCGGTCCGGGCGAAGCGTTTCTGTTGCGTCGCAACGGCAGCCATACCTTCCGTGCCGGGCCCGCCGGGTTTCTGCACAAGCGCATGGTCATTATCGAAGGCGTGATGCTGGAAATTGTACTGCAGTCGCTCAATATCAACGAGCACGACACGGTTGTGTTTGATGACCCGTCCCGTATCAGCGCCATGTTCAAGGCCGCCAACCGTCTACTGGGCGAAAAAAGCGCGCACTATGCCTGGCGGCTTTCATTGCTTGCATACGAAATTCTGCTGGAGACCGGCCGCAACATTCTGCAAAAAGAGCTTCCCGCCGGTGTAGCAATGGCGCTGAACTACATGGATATGAATCTGCAGAAAAACCTTACTCTCGCTGATATCGCGCAGCAGGCGGGCATGAGCATGTATCACTTTTCCCGCCTGTTCAGCAAATCGGTACGCAGTGCACCCATGGCCTTTTTCCAGCGCCAGAAGATGACATTTGCCAAAAACCTGCTCTCCTCCACCACGCTGCTGATAAAAGAGATTGCCGCGCTGCTGGGTTTTGACGATCCGCTCTATTTTTCGGCGCAGTTTCGCAAATATGCCGGGATGTCGCCGAGAGCTTATCGGGAATCGAACAGGAGTGAGTGGAAAGCGCCGGGAAACAGGCACCTTGCCATGCGAAAAGATTTCGATACGTAA
- a CDS encoding DUF5110 domain-containing protein gives MADVPKSLRFHSEPRADSKAIVRAKNARFTVLTDRCIRMEYSPDGQFEDRASQVFWFRKQPVPHYAVRTKGAKTTIETAALKLSYTATQEGFTTSNLEVALDGGVATWHFGDTDDNNLGGTLRTLDRICGSAPIGDGLMSRCGWSIIDDTNSLVFNEQCWMKQRGAADGYRDLYFFGYGSDYQGCLRDYCAISGAIPMVPRWVLGNWWSRYWAYTDGELLELMREFRKRGLPLSVCVIDMDWHEVNNPHHAGWTGYTWSKKYFPDPAGFMREMRKKLDLRISLNLHPADGIYPHEQCYESMARAMGIDPSTKQPVPFCITKPAAAAAYLKYLHHPHEKIGVDFWWMDWQQGEFCDMPGVDPLWWMNHIHYLDLTRSGKHRALAFSRNGGLGSQRYPVGFSGDTVVAWESLQFQPYLTATAANIAYTWWSHDIGGHFWGAEDPEMYLRWVQYGVFSPIMRLHASKSEFQLRMPWCHDENTLAYSRNAMQLRRRLVPYIYSMARRTHTECLPLCRPMYYAYPDREEAYHCPHQYLFGTELIVAPYTLPLDPDLRLSRRVVWLPEGEWFHFFSGKRYAGGGLHACYGTLSDTPVFARAGAIVPLDMDAGWGNPGNPKHLELRCFAGADGAFELYEDDGESIAFRDGAFCCTRIEQKLRKSSLELKIHATEGDHAQIPARRDYTLHISGLCEPRSVTIRNGKRTVQAKYAYDPALNEVTITIRNCSVRQPVICAIYAQTVRYDATQDSIERLRDHMHHFNLSTGIKDAISRNLSAIRREPSQLTEYRYMLKPAQLRCILEHITQAGIDIVEGTGDSVSFVLWNNNDAPGITYHLTNRGSLRMYHGKVGRFLAMPYRFERYQSEPCIIPGRLWVAAMEYEGLHEVVYKGGGSQVEKRP, from the coding sequence ATGGCCGACGTACCAAAAAGCCTGCGATTCCATTCGGAACCACGTGCCGACAGCAAAGCGATAGTCAGGGCAAAAAATGCGCGTTTTACAGTATTGACCGACCGCTGTATCCGCATGGAATATAGCCCCGATGGGCAATTCGAAGATCGCGCTTCGCAGGTATTCTGGTTTCGCAAGCAGCCTGTGCCGCACTATGCCGTGCGGACAAAAGGAGCAAAAACAACCATTGAAACTGCTGCATTAAAGTTATCGTATACGGCAACACAAGAAGGGTTTACGACTAGCAATTTAGAGGTCGCTTTAGACGGCGGCGTTGCGACATGGCATTTCGGTGACACGGATGACAACAATCTTGGCGGCACGCTGCGCACGCTTGATCGTATCTGCGGGTCCGCGCCAATAGGTGACGGGTTGATGTCCCGCTGCGGATGGTCGATTATTGATGACACAAACTCGCTGGTATTCAATGAGCAATGCTGGATGAAGCAGCGCGGCGCCGCGGATGGCTACCGCGATCTCTATTTTTTCGGCTATGGCAGCGACTACCAGGGCTGCTTGCGCGATTATTGTGCGATCTCCGGAGCTATCCCGATGGTCCCGCGGTGGGTACTGGGCAACTGGTGGAGCCGGTACTGGGCCTACACCGATGGTGAATTGCTGGAGCTGATGCGGGAATTCAGAAAGCGTGGGTTGCCCCTGAGTGTCTGTGTAATCGATATGGATTGGCACGAAGTAAATAATCCTCATCACGCGGGCTGGACCGGCTACACCTGGAGCAAAAAGTACTTTCCCGATCCGGCTGGTTTTATGCGGGAGATGCGCAAAAAGCTCGACTTGCGAATATCGCTTAACCTGCATCCGGCCGACGGCATCTATCCCCATGAGCAGTGCTATGAATCAATGGCACGCGCCATGGGTATCGATCCATCAACGAAGCAGCCGGTCCCGTTTTGTATCACCAAACCAGCGGCCGCGGCCGCTTATCTCAAATACCTGCACCATCCGCACGAAAAGATCGGCGTGGATTTCTGGTGGATGGACTGGCAGCAGGGCGAGTTCTGTGACATGCCCGGAGTCGATCCGCTCTGGTGGATGAACCATATCCATTACCTTGACTTGACGCGCAGCGGCAAACACCGAGCACTGGCATTTTCGCGCAATGGCGGCCTGGGCAGCCAGCGCTATCCGGTCGGATTCTCCGGCGACACGGTCGTTGCCTGGGAATCCCTGCAATTCCAGCCATATCTGACCGCAACTGCCGCTAATATCGCCTACACCTGGTGGAGCCATGATATCGGCGGCCATTTCTGGGGCGCCGAAGATCCCGAAATGTATCTGCGCTGGGTGCAATATGGCGTATTCAGTCCGATTATGCGTCTGCACGCTTCAAAAAGCGAATTCCAGTTGCGCATGCCATGGTGCCATGATGAAAACACACTGGCATATTCGCGCAATGCCATGCAACTGCGCCGCCGCCTGGTACCCTATATATACAGCATGGCCCGGCGTACTCATACCGAATGCCTGCCGTTGTGCCGGCCTATGTACTACGCCTATCCCGACCGTGAAGAAGCGTATCATTGTCCACATCAGTATCTGTTTGGCACGGAGCTTATCGTTGCCCCGTATACGTTACCGCTCGATCCCGATCTGCGCTTGAGCCGTCGGGTGGTCTGGCTGCCGGAAGGGGAATGGTTCCACTTTTTCAGCGGCAAGCGATATGCTGGCGGCGGCTTGCATGCCTGCTATGGCACATTGTCCGACACACCGGTCTTTGCGCGGGCGGGAGCCATTGTACCGCTGGATATGGATGCCGGCTGGGGCAATCCCGGCAACCCGAAACATCTGGAATTACGCTGCTTTGCCGGTGCCGACGGGGCATTCGAGCTGTACGAAGATGACGGCGAGAGTATTGCATTTCGCGACGGCGCTTTCTGTTGCACGCGTATCGAGCAGAAACTGCGCAAAAGCTCGCTTGAGCTGAAAATCCATGCAACGGAGGGCGACCATGCGCAGATTCCGGCGAGACGCGACTATACGCTGCACATATCGGGACTTTGCGAGCCGCGGTCCGTTACAATCCGCAACGGCAAACGGACAGTGCAAGCAAAATATGCCTACGATCCGGCGCTCAACGAAGTGACAATCACGATACGCAATTGCAGCGTGCGGCAACCGGTTATCTGCGCGATATACGCGCAGACGGTGCGGTACGATGCCACACAGGACAGTATTGAGCGTTTACGCGACCACATGCATCATTTCAATCTATCTACCGGTATCAAAGATGCGATCAGCCGCAATCTGAGCGCCATCAGGCGTGAGCCGTCGCAACTGACCGAATACAGGTATATGCTCAAACCTGCCCAATTGCGTTGTATCCTGGAACATATCACGCAGGCCGGGATCGATATTGTTGAAGGAACCGGCGACTCGGTTTCATTCGTGCTGTGGAATAACAATGATGCGCCCGGCATTACATATCACCTTACTAACCGCGGCTCGCTGCGAATGTATCATGGCAAAGTCGGCAGGTTTCTGGCAATGCCGTACCGGTTCGAGCGCTATCAAAGCGAGCCATGCATCATTCCGGGAAGGCTCTGGGTAGCTGCAATGGAATATGAAGGGTTGCACGAGGTAGTGTATAAAGGTGGCGGAAGCCAAGTGGAAAAACGGCCATGA
- a CDS encoding DUF2442 domain-containing protein codes for MEQVPRIRSVKPLPNKHLEIEFENGEHKDYDCNPILKRPEFFLLKDDGFFKCARVDSGGYGISWNDDIDISEYEAWTQGVEMVSQ; via the coding sequence ATGGAACAAGTACCTCGGATTCGAAGCGTCAAACCACTTCCCAACAAGCATCTTGAAATTGAATTTGAGAACGGAGAGCACAAGGATTATGATTGCAATCCGATTCTTAAAAGGCCGGAGTTTTTTCTCCTGAAGGATGACGGCTTTTTCAAGTGTGCACGGGTCGATTCTGGCGGATATGGAATTTCCTGGAATGATGATATCGATATCAGTGAGTACGAAGCTTGGACGCAGGGGGTTGAGATGGTGTCTCAGTGA
- a CDS encoding DUF1697 domain-containing protein — protein MKYIALLRGINVGGNRKVEMKRLRHLFESPGYANVATYLNSGNIIFDSNTKQTVLQNDIPKRLKKEFGFEIQTLVKNEKEVKKIADTIPKEWKNDAEQKTDVAYLFPEIDSKQTIDELPVKKEYIDMRYTKGAIIWNVKKIEYNKSHLNKIISLKQYQFMTVRNVNTARYFAGIK, from the coding sequence ATGAAATATATCGCATTACTCAGGGGTATAAATGTCGGAGGAAATAGAAAAGTCGAAATGAAAAGACTGAGACATCTTTTTGAATCCCCGGGTTATGCAAATGTTGCAACATATTTAAATTCCGGAAATATTATATTTGACTCAAACACAAAACAGACAGTGTTACAAAATGATATTCCAAAAAGATTAAAGAAGGAATTTGGTTTTGAAATCCAAACACTTGTTAAAAATGAAAAAGAAGTAAAAAAGATTGCAGACACAATTCCAAAAGAATGGAAGAATGATGCTGAACAAAAGACAGATGTCGCGTATTTGTTTCCCGAAATTGACTCAAAGCAAACAATCGATGAACTCCCGGTAAAAAAAGAATATATTGATATGAGATATACCAAAGGTGCAATTATCTGGAACGTAAAAAAAATAGAGTATAATAAGAGCCACCTGAATAAAATAATTAGCCTAAAGCAATACCAATTTATGACTGTAAGAAATGTGAATACTGCCAGATACTTTGCTGGAATTAAATAA
- a CDS encoding sulfatase-like hydrolase/transferase, giving the protein MPGCRRELIGNRTGVSGKRRETGTLPCEKISIRKNSHGGGTLKITRRKFLEKTTVCTAGSALTLHLGSLAGPAFAGTSRPNIILFVADDLGKRELGCYGQDGSPVVDTPEINTFADQGIRFNNYITASTLCAPTRAALVTGLHSFRSGSLTNFNTNDKSGVQTLPDYLPSGYRKLLFSKSKDPHMDTSGFTQIDSSISFLEADDGISPFFLWINVSRTHRPWTDSGPYTADDIIYPPYLVDTPETRESVARYYNAVRAFSRDNFGNIIGALDGNQSIRDNTVVIFTADQGPQVTFSKWTLYEAGVNVPLLVRWPGVVGGGSVSDALISQTDILPTVVDIAGGTPPSEIDGRSFVPVLLGDTSTHHEEVFCQHTNQRLTIEPCYPIRAIRTNRYKYIRNLYAPEQKYINKITLCNDPLMSTFWCPWLELAEQGDEFAQARVQAYESRPCHELYDLQNDPWELNNLADNPDYEHVVIDLRQKLELWREQMGDPELTGPVGNCSGKEQGDCPLPSTGSRVPGNTVRSVSGGNTSSNLQEKYSVQGQMIPGTDTGNSHPGVSVIRSDDGSIRLDPGVSSRSSK; this is encoded by the coding sequence ATGCCGGGATGTCGCCGAGAGCTTATCGGGAATCGAACAGGAGTGAGTGGAAAGCGCCGGGAAACAGGCACCTTGCCATGCGAAAAGATTTCGATACGTAAGAATTCCCATGGAGGAGGAACGTTGAAAATAACCCGACGAAAATTTCTGGAAAAAACGACGGTTTGCACGGCAGGAAGTGCTTTGACGTTGCACCTGGGCTCTCTGGCCGGGCCTGCTTTCGCTGGAACATCCCGCCCCAATATTATCCTGTTTGTCGCCGATGATTTGGGCAAACGGGAACTCGGCTGTTATGGTCAGGATGGAAGCCCTGTCGTAGATACTCCCGAAATCAATACTTTCGCGGATCAGGGGATCAGGTTCAACAACTATATTACCGCCTCAACTCTTTGTGCCCCCACTCGAGCGGCATTGGTAACCGGCTTACATTCCTTCCGGAGTGGTTCACTGACCAATTTCAATACAAACGACAAATCCGGAGTACAAACCCTCCCGGATTACCTTCCGAGCGGGTACCGGAAACTGCTGTTCTCAAAAAGCAAAGATCCGCACATGGACACCTCCGGATTCACGCAAATCGATAGTTCCATTTCGTTCCTGGAAGCCGACGATGGCATCTCTCCGTTTTTTCTGTGGATAAACGTTTCGAGGACCCATCGCCCCTGGACCGATTCCGGTCCATACACCGCCGACGACATCATCTATCCTCCCTATCTGGTTGATACTCCGGAAACACGCGAATCGGTAGCCAGGTACTACAATGCAGTACGAGCCTTTTCTCGGGATAATTTTGGAAATATCATCGGGGCTCTTGATGGGAATCAGAGCATACGGGACAACACGGTGGTGATCTTTACGGCGGATCAGGGACCCCAGGTTACTTTCAGCAAATGGACCCTCTACGAGGCAGGAGTAAATGTGCCGTTGCTGGTACGCTGGCCCGGAGTGGTTGGAGGTGGATCGGTCAGTGATGCGCTGATCAGTCAGACTGATATTCTTCCTACTGTTGTCGATATCGCCGGCGGAACCCCTCCTTCGGAGATCGACGGCCGGAGTTTTGTGCCGGTACTGCTCGGCGACACATCCACCCACCATGAAGAGGTTTTCTGTCAGCATACCAACCAGAGATTAACCATCGAGCCTTGCTATCCAATCAGAGCAATCCGGACGAATCGGTACAAGTATATCCGGAACCTTTATGCACCGGAGCAGAAATATATTAACAAGATCACCCTCTGCAACGATCCGCTCATGAGCACGTTCTGGTGCCCCTGGCTCGAGTTGGCGGAACAGGGTGATGAATTCGCTCAGGCACGAGTCCAGGCGTATGAGAGCCGTCCGTGTCATGAGCTGTACGATCTCCAAAACGATCCCTGGGAGCTGAACAACCTTGCCGACAACCCCGATTACGAACATGTTGTCATCGATCTCCGTCAGAAACTCGAGCTCTGGCGGGAACAAATGGGTGATCCGGAACTGACGGGTCCTGTCGGAAATTGCAGTGGCAAGGAACAGGGTGACTGTCCACTACCATCGACCGGCTCGCGCGTGCCCGGCAACACCGTAAGGAGTGTCTCCGGCGGGAATACCTCCTCTAACCTGCAGGAGAAATATTCGGTGCAGGGGCAGATGATTCCAGGAACGGACACGGGTAACAGCCATCCCGGGGTTTCCGTCATTCGTTCTGACGATGGCAGCATTCGGTTGGATCCGGGAGTATCCTCGCGCTCATCCAAATAA